From a single Actinomyces viscosus genomic region:
- a CDS encoding NAD(P)/FAD-dependent oxidoreductase, with protein MSRRTTIALSTAGLLAAGAALALAVRPTRPSVPSASAPDGRPRPPRVVIAGGGYVGFCTARALRARLGTDQVEIAIIDPRPYMTYQPFLPEVAAGSIQPRHVIASHRRSLAGCTIITGSITGIDHALRTVTIAPPVPGSTQEEGRPYQIGYDHLVLALGAEARTLPIPGLAEQALGFKQVEEALALRNRVLSRIEDAASTWSAERRRRLLTFVFVGGGFAGVEAIAELEDMARALVATVDSVEQEDVRFILVEGSRRILPELTEELSGYGLEQLRERGIDVRLNTFLSSCVDGHVVLSDGTEFDADTIVWTAGVKAAPVLSESDLPVEARGRVTTLPTLQVARDGVVVPGAWAAGDCAAVPDVTSEDPQATCAPTAQHAVRQAAILADNLVATLTGQAEGDGRGGQGQQPLAVYAHENLGTVASLGIGKGVARIMGQNLRGFTAWTAHRGYHVYAMPTLNRKVRIMMDWFAAVVFRRDLASFGSVAAPGAAFAQAARNDAKMASRKKS; from the coding sequence ATGAGCCGCCGCACCACCATCGCGCTGTCCACCGCCGGGCTTCTTGCCGCCGGCGCTGCACTCGCCCTGGCCGTCCGCCCGACCCGTCCCAGCGTCCCCTCCGCCTCCGCTCCCGACGGCAGGCCCCGTCCGCCGCGCGTCGTCATCGCCGGCGGCGGGTACGTCGGGTTCTGCACCGCCAGGGCTCTGCGGGCCCGTCTGGGAACCGATCAGGTCGAGATCGCCATCATCGACCCGCGCCCCTACATGACCTACCAGCCCTTCCTGCCCGAGGTCGCCGCCGGGTCCATCCAGCCCCGCCACGTCATCGCCTCCCACCGGCGCTCGCTGGCCGGGTGCACGATCATCACCGGCTCCATCACCGGCATCGACCACGCCTTGCGCACGGTGACGATCGCTCCGCCGGTTCCGGGCTCCACCCAGGAGGAGGGCAGGCCCTACCAGATCGGCTACGACCACCTGGTCCTGGCCCTGGGAGCCGAGGCCCGCACCCTGCCGATCCCGGGCCTGGCCGAGCAGGCCCTCGGCTTCAAGCAGGTCGAGGAGGCCCTCGCCCTGCGCAACCGTGTCCTGTCGCGCATCGAGGACGCCGCCTCCACCTGGAGCGCTGAGCGTCGACGCCGGCTGCTCACCTTCGTCTTCGTCGGAGGCGGCTTCGCCGGGGTCGAGGCCATCGCCGAGCTCGAGGACATGGCCCGGGCCCTGGTCGCCACCGTCGACTCCGTGGAGCAGGAGGACGTGCGCTTCATCCTGGTCGAGGGCTCGCGCCGCATCCTGCCCGAGCTGACCGAGGAGCTCTCCGGCTACGGCCTGGAGCAGCTGCGCGAGCGCGGCATCGACGTCCGGCTCAACACCTTCCTCAGCTCCTGCGTCGACGGTCACGTCGTCCTGTCCGACGGCACCGAGTTCGACGCCGACACCATCGTGTGGACCGCCGGTGTCAAGGCCGCCCCCGTCCTGAGCGAGTCGGACCTGCCCGTTGAGGCGCGCGGCCGCGTCACCACCCTGCCCACCCTCCAGGTCGCCCGCGACGGCGTCGTCGTGCCCGGGGCCTGGGCCGCCGGCGACTGCGCCGCCGTCCCCGACGTCACCAGTGAGGACCCGCAGGCCACCTGCGCCCCCACCGCCCAGCACGCCGTGCGACAGGCCGCCATCCTCGCCGACAACCTCGTGGCCACCCTGACCGGTCAGGCCGAAGGCGACGGGCGCGGTGGCCAGGGGCAGCAGCCGCTGGCCGTCTACGCCCACGAGAACCTGGGCACCGTGGCCTCCCTGGGGATCGGCAAGGGCGTGGCCCGCATCATGGGGCAGAACCTGCGCGGCTTCACCGCCTGGACCGCCCACCGCGGCTACCACGTCTACGCCATGCCGACCCTCAACCGGAAGGTGCGCATCATGATGGACTGGTTCGCCGCCGTCGTCTTCCGCCGTGACCTGGCCTCCTTCGGCTCGGTGGCGGCCCCGGGCGCAGCCTTCGCCCAGGCCGCCCGCAATGACGCCAAGATGGCCTCGCGCAAGAAGTCCTGA
- a CDS encoding ROK family transcriptional regulator produces the protein MDGGGRSLGARALLSLISTGPLSRGDLGERLGLSPATTTRTVRPLIEAGLVEEQPPVETGGPGRPTRLLAVVAGSATVAGIKLTADRLYAVLTDPLGEVLVGYALPLNRTDAGSVTSLVAEVVARLAERSGRRPDAIGISLGAAVVGRRTVVVASFLGWRDVPLAAMVTEATGLPCAVANDVRAFAYAEAWFGAGRGKDPFALVTLGAGIGCGIVMGGEVVSGARGAAGSVGHLPVDPAGPSCEIGHPGCARALASTAGIVRAASERLGREAEDLSLQQLLGPELRQDAGVDDVLRRAALAAGRVVGTLIAYIDPELVVVSGEGVAVVEAYRETFEKEVDGLRHWAAAAVPVLLRPFEFDEWARGAAALALEQWTAVAGDR, from the coding sequence CGGTCCCTTGAGCCGCGGCGACCTCGGAGAGCGCCTGGGGCTCTCGCCGGCCACGACGACACGCACGGTGCGACCTCTCATCGAGGCCGGCCTCGTTGAGGAGCAGCCCCCGGTGGAGACCGGTGGGCCGGGGCGTCCCACCCGCCTCCTGGCCGTCGTCGCAGGCTCCGCCACCGTCGCGGGCATCAAGCTCACGGCCGACCGCCTCTACGCCGTCCTGACAGACCCGCTGGGGGAGGTCCTGGTCGGTTACGCTCTCCCGCTGAACCGGACCGACGCGGGTTCCGTCACCTCCCTCGTCGCAGAGGTCGTGGCGCGCCTGGCCGAGCGCAGCGGCCGCCGACCGGACGCGATCGGGATCTCCCTGGGGGCGGCCGTCGTCGGGAGACGGACCGTCGTCGTGGCCAGCTTTCTGGGCTGGCGTGACGTCCCCCTGGCCGCCATGGTCACCGAGGCCACCGGGCTGCCCTGCGCCGTGGCCAACGACGTGCGGGCCTTCGCCTACGCCGAGGCCTGGTTCGGGGCCGGGCGAGGCAAGGACCCCTTCGCCCTGGTCACCCTCGGTGCCGGCATCGGCTGCGGGATCGTGATGGGTGGTGAGGTCGTCTCCGGGGCCAGAGGGGCGGCCGGCAGCGTTGGTCACCTTCCGGTGGACCCGGCCGGACCGAGCTGCGAGATCGGGCACCCGGGCTGCGCCCGGGCCCTGGCCTCGACCGCCGGCATCGTGCGTGCGGCCTCCGAGCGTCTGGGGCGCGAGGCGGAGGATCTGAGCCTCCAGCAGCTCCTGGGTCCTGAGCTGCGTCAGGACGCCGGCGTCGACGACGTGCTGCGCCGCGCCGCGCTGGCGGCCGGGAGGGTGGTGGGGACCCTCATCGCCTACATCGACCCTGAGCTCGTCGTCGTCTCCGGGGAGGGGGTCGCCGTGGTGGAGGCCTACCGTGAGACCTTCGAGAAGGAGGTTGACGGTCTGCGGCACTGGGCCGCGGCTGCGGTGCCGGTCCTGCTGCGTCCCTTCGAGTTCGATGAGTGGGCGCGAGGAGCGGCCGCCCTGGCGCTGGAGCAGTGGACGGCGGTGGCGGGCGACCGGTAG